The nucleotide window GGACGGACATGTTATTCCTGTGATTGTGTCAAATTTTTGGTTTTTCTGTCTTTTATTCTATAACTTTCTCCTTCAATTCTGATTACATCTGAATGATGGATGAGTCTGTCAATTATACCTTTGGCGCTGTCATTTACGAATTAAAAGTGAACTCTTTTTTA belongs to Elusimicrobiota bacterium and includes:
- a CDS encoding ATP-binding protein produces the protein MIDRLIHHSDVIRIEGESYRIKDRKTKNLTQSQE